Proteins from a single region of Coregonus clupeaformis isolate EN_2021a chromosome 35, ASM2061545v1, whole genome shotgun sequence:
- the LOC121571029 gene encoding uncharacterized protein LOC121571029 yields MGCQCCRMLKSYIYDPTAPVDVHGRKRDPAETSLYQSHHLPGDSRNQFNTKQNQGFHNLGFSNKCNERGGGGSLKLEIDNNHINRLHTMPTNPERERGTGQAAKPRVGEGGGGLYILHPEGQVPRRDPSKGPSLVQVYPNTPSLDLSLNLTHSGDTDSHPDNIRMVRNVSDPSIGDRCGVGCNTSSADELDEGVGGTPEYLGDTGDEQSVLSATSLSSAGTKDDRGTPDATTVESGIGISVMKSEDEGKEGEDDDVQSVTDSMVAEALGALEAATAGEDYGE; encoded by the coding sequence ttacaTCTATGATCCGACCGCTCCGGTGGACGTCCACGGCAGGAAGAGGGACCCGGCTGAGACCTCCCTCTACCAGTCCCACCACCTCCCAGGTGACAGCAGGAACCAGTTCAACACCAAGCAGAACCAGGGATTCCACAACCTGGGCTTCAGCAACAAGTGCAAcgaaagaggaggtggaggaagccTCAAGCTGGAGATCGACAACAACCACATCAACAGGCTCCACACCATGCCCACCAACCCAGAGAGGGAGCGGGGGACGGGCCAGGCAGCCAAGCCTCGGGTGGGGGAGGGTGGTGGGGGTTTATATATCCTCCATCCAGAGGGCCAGGTACCAAGACGAGATCCATCCAAGGGCCCCAGCCTAGTCCAAGTCTATCCCAACACACCCTCCCTGGATCTTAGTCTCAATCTGACCCACTCAGGTGACACTGACTCTCACCCAGACAATATTAGGATGGTCCGGAATGTCTCGGACCCCTCCATCGGGGACAGGTGCGGGGTGGGGTGCAACACCTCATCCGCGGATGAGCTTGACGAGGGGGTGGGCGGCACGCCGGAGTACCTGGGCGACACGGGAGATGAGCAGAGCGTCCTGTCTGCGACTAGCTTGTCCTCGGCGGGCACGAAGGATGATAGGGGGACGCCGGACGCCACTACCGTAGAGAGCGGGATCGGGATCTCAGTGATGAAGAGCGAGGATGAGGGGAAGGAAGGGGAAGACGATGACGTGCAGAGCGTCACAGACTCTATGGTGGCTGAAGCTCTGGGGGCTCTAGAGGCAGCGACCGCCGGGGAGGATTATGGGGAATAA